A region of the Channa argus isolate prfri chromosome 14, Channa argus male v1.0, whole genome shotgun sequence genome:
TTATGTGTCATGTGCCTTAACCAGTTGTCTATGAGGATGCTGaggatgcaaacattttgacgatcacagatgtaaaaaataaataagtgtatGATGAACACATTTAGCTGCTTCATTTTAGGGTCCTAGCATTGTTATTTGTAACAGTAGTAGCCTACTTGTCCATGTAATTAAAAAGCCTTTAGGTAGACTGagattaaatcattaaaatttgAATTGCAATTGTAAACTTTGCAACTTGTAAATATCAGAACTTACCTTCCAGCATCTTTAGACACAGAAACATTCACCCCAATGTTGGAGTCATTGACTCTTTTGCAGACTGTATCCATGTCCAGGACTGAGTTTATACAGTCAGGGCCATTTTCCATACAACAGTGGGAGGCGGGGCAGAAGCTGCAGTTGTCCAGGCGTTTGTAACCTTTGTTGtgaccacactgctccagaGTGACTGTGGTAGCTAATCCAGAGACACCGACATGCACCGCTAACTGCTCCAAAGACACCAAAACATAGACATGTCAGAGATTAGTTGGGACAAGGTCTTAATTTGATTGACAGCTTTTTGGaaacattgtatttaaattatgagCGATgcatatttatgtacagtatttttgcttttagtaAATACCTGAGGCTGGTGCTTTTTCCATAGTGATGGCAATAAGCCCTGAACAGCCTGGTATTCAACAGGCATCTCATGCACAGAAAGGTCTACCCCCTCACCCAACCCTAATTGCGCCAGTTCCTGTGccaaaatacaatatatatatatatatatatacatacgtTATATAGTATATAGTGGTATACAGAACTTGGTGTAGCCTGAGGTTCAAATTAAAGTCACAGGGCTTCACAGGtccactttaaaataaattaaatgacaatCTCTCCTAACCAAAAATCCTACAGACCGTATGgagtaaaaaattaaatcccTATGGTAACTTTTCTTCCATTTCAGGGATTTGTTTCATCCTCATCCTTGGTCTTTCTAAAATATCAGCAAAACtgttaataatgataattatcaCTATCACTAACTTTAACAATCTTGCATACAAAATGATACAAGGCtaataaatcaattttaaatgtacattattaatTGTAATACTGATTAAAGGTAATATTCAGCTTCAGCTTCACCTTAAACTGGCACCTTAAATATAGACCATTTGATTACCTGTACTGCCACCCAGCTGGAGTTTACTGCATGGTCTCCAAAAGGCTCGAAGCCTGCAGAGACGAGggtttaaaaacacaatcaacaaGGCTTTCTAGCTGTACCACTGTGCAGGGCACAGTGTAAGGCAAAGTCTCAAGGGCCGTGATAAGggttaatgtaaaaaatgaacTACTAATTCAATTCAAAGTATAAAGGTTGCATCAAGTTACACATTGACTGGAGTCATAAAGCACTTGATACAGAGACACAGGATAAGATTGCTATTGTTGTCGAAGAGTTTTGtgttacaaaaaatattaaatcgaGTTTCATTCAGTCTCTGCCAGATACATTTTTTAGCTAAATCACCAGACAACCATCTTCTCTTTTGACAGCAAAACCCACCTCTTCAGATCATTTTTTAATgcaccattatttatttttttttaaataaacacaatccTTAAATTATTTCAGCCAATTCAACTCCACAGCTCAGACACAGGCAGAAAAGTCTTTTCAGAGCTTAACAGCACTGTAGTACCATAAATCATCTCAGAATACTATCTCCTTCCAGTTCTTTGACAAAATAAAGACTCTCACCTGTTACTATTACTTTCTTCTTATTTGCCATTCTCCTTGCTTGTTATGAGAGCAACTCTGATAAATTTGTAATAAAGGAACCAACTATCACTAACAAGAATAACAAGATTGTCAGTGCTTGCTGCTGTCTTCCTCTTGTTCACtgctgaaagaaaatgacacaatAAATCTGTATGGATCACACTGCCATCTACTGTAAGGGCATGCACTTCTCCACGACAATTCAGACTCCAGTAAGCACTGCAACAACTGTAAGGAGTAGAATAAAACCAAATCACATTTGTctgtgaatttgaatttgaaatcaGCTTAGCATCAACAGTCAGAACTGTATTAAGAGCAGGAGGGAATGAAAACAGATGCTTTTTAATCTAAGGGTTTGGATACAATGGAAGGTAATTGAAGCCACATGTGTACTGAATATAAAAACCAAGCAGCTGCACTGCATTCATAGATCAAAAGTTAGGCAAAAAAGTCGGGCAGCCAAAGTGAACAGTGaacaaaaaactgttgagaaGCCCCCATGAATGACCATTAAGCAACAAACCAGTGGAACTGCTCTGCATTTTTACTAGGCTGCTCCCGTGAGCGACACAGGGTGTTGCAGAACATGTTAGTTTCTGCCATGAGGCTTAAAGTCAGAGGACACTACTTTGGTTAAGTGAGGAAAAACTGTATCTTATACAACCTCTGAAACACGCTATTACCTGAGTTTACATGCCAAACCTTCCTCTCAATTTGCTGTCATGAAGGCAGAGCTAATCTAATGTTGCTTTACAGCAACAGCTCTTTTTTTCATCCTCCTGCACTGTGCGGTCCACGCCCCTGGGTTGAGAAATGACTCACACATTCTGGACACTGCACCCTATGTGGCTGCAAACTGGCACACAGGAGGAAATATGCTCTCTATAGGGTGGGGATTTTTATTATGAGGTGACAGCCTCAAATAGATCCTTTCTCTTAGTTCCTCAAAGCTTGAAGAAACAACACATCTGCTTCTGAACcacattacacacactgtaACACCCCCTCCGACCACCTACACAACCTGCACTGCAGTTGCCAAGAGCCCCTCCTTCTGCTCCCTCAACCCATTCACCTTTCTATCCCATTTGCATCACTGGCTATGTCAGTGTTGCCATGGGAACTAATGATGCCCTCTCTGTGGTGCTGATGCAGACAGTCTGCCGACATCCTTCCTGTGTATGGAAGGAATAACAATCGGTAGGTTCTGTAGTTTCCACCAAAGTGTAGTTCACTTTGTGTCTAGTATTTATACTTATTTCATTGTTCCACACAATCAACACACTTTTACATATATGTTCTGAACTGCTGCATTATTTGCATGATaagaattgtttttctttgattttattaaaCTGCATAAATATATGTATGAAATCTCAGAGTCTAGTGCATCATGCTTTGTAGCCACTGAAGGTTACGCACATACTTTTAGAACAAGTTTTTTGTACAGAGAGGCAGAAGGCAGCTCACATCCACCAGATAATAAAACCTTGAGAATGCAGCATGTTTGTATTCCACCATCCTCACATGCTGCTATcaatcacagacacaacacaCTGTTTCCTTCCCTTTTCTAGTTCATGCTCAGTTTCACCAAGACTTCCACACTTTTAGAACACTTTGTAATGCCTCATTTCAAGCCTCTATATTTTAGTCTTGTTTGTGCGAGGGTGTAATGTTAACAGCTGATGCTAAACGTGCTCCAACAAGACGCATTGTAGCCTTTAACATTTAAACTCATTGGCCCGATTGCAGTCTGTCTTGTCCTACCGAGTCTGTTCTTTTCTAttctacttttcttttaaaagctgCCTGAGCCTGAGATAAAGGAATATTGTCTGTGGGACTTGTTCCTCTGTTCCTCCTTTCCTTGGCCTTCGCTTCTTACACCTTCCCCGCCCAGTCTCTGCTCTCTTTTGGCGACCCTGAGCTTTTTTGTGCTATGACATCAAACCACAATGCATTGCACTGTTTGCAGTTTACCTAAAGTCTCCATGGCAATAAAGACCGGTTCGGCCCCTTATTCAAATTGAACCGGAAACCAACGTCATTTTGGGCCAATCTCCGCGCTCTGGAGTGACATAATGGAATTTTTAGGTCTAGAAAGCTAGCGAGGTCTGGCGCTGCGCATAGCAGTCGTGCCATCGGGAAAAGACAATATCATCGCGCACATTAGAGACACATTAGAGCCCCCTTGGCACAACAGCTCAAGTGATCGGCGTATAGACTGACAGTAAACGGTTATAGGATAAGGAAACGGGGTCGCACAAAGTAAAGATCAGCTGATTTCCTCATGTTTGGATGTTCCTGTTCAACAATCGTTAATGCGTAACGCCCGACACTCCCTCATGTGAGGGTGTAGAATGGAAACAAGCCTCTACCCAGGCGCCGTGGTCAATAATCCGAGGGTTCACACTACATATTTCCAGAGCACAATgatgaaaaaggaaattaatCTGAACCTGGACGAGCAGAACACCGAACTTAAATCAAACCCGCTCCGGGACACAGACGGACTTCTTAACTCCTCAGACTTGGGACTTTTGAAACTCGCCTCACCGGACTTGGAGCGCCTTATTATCCAGTCCAACGGTCTGGTCACAACTGCCAACCCGATTTCCCAGTTTCTCTACCCGAAGTCCGCCAGTGACGAGCAGGAGTTTGCCGAGGGGTTCGTCAAGGCGCTGGAGGATCTTCACAAGCAGAACCAGCTGAACGAAGCGGGGTGCGTGTCTGTGGATAGATTGGAGCTCCTCGGGTCATCCAACCCAGTGGGGTCCGCCGGGCTCCAGACATCAGACCTTCCTGTATACACTACTTTGAATGGCTACGCGGCCAGCCCACTCGGAACCACCACCATCAACTATTCCACGGACACCATCCCATTCCCTCCGCCTCCGTCTCATCTGCCCAGCACGCAGCAACAGGCGGCGGCTGCGGCGGCACTGTCACGACTCCAGTCTGCCGGTGTGGTCAAGGACGAGCCCCAGACGGTACCAGACATGCAGAGCTTAGGGGACAGCCCCCCTCTGTCTCCTATTGACATGGACAACCAGGAGCGCATCAAAGCGGAGCGGAAAAGGTTGCGGAACAGGATAGCCGCCTCCAAATGCCGCAAAAGAAAGTTAGAGAGGATTTCTCGGCTGGAGGACAAGGTCAAGACCCTGAAAACGCAAAACACCGAGCTGGCCTCCACAGCCAGCGTCCTCAGGGAGCAAGTGGCCCAGCTGAAGCAGAAGGTGATGAACCATGTCAGCAGCGGATGCCAGCTTTTACCAAATCAGGTCCAAGCCTATTAAACCACAGTGACTGTGTACGTTTTACAGCTCTTTGCTCTGAGGATACAGCCTTGCATTACGAGggacatttgcatttttgtaaccTAAAATCGATGTGAGGACAGTGCGAAAGCACACAAAAGGCTGTAACCGAGAAATACTTGCACTTCACTAGAAATGTGCAGGCCTTTAAAGCGCACGTCAACTGGAATGACAGGTTAGGGAGCAGGAGGCATCGGCTGCAGCCTCTTGTATACAAAAAACTCTGGCAGGGCTATGCAGAAAATTTCATTGCCCTAATTTTTGGGAAGCCATGTAGCAAATCGCTATCCAGTGGACTGGTGTAGGATAGCATTTATCTGTTTGTAAGCTGGACAATCTCAGTAAGAGTGCAACCAAACTCCAGGGTGTCACCAGGTGCTGTCATCCACTGTGTAATATTATGCCTTACTTGTTTACAAGCACTTAGcaatgacatattttatttactgaaacatttattttacatatggTCTTTTTTGCTACATGAACACTGcatgttttgttgcatttgtgtaCAGTAAAATTTGTATTTGGATTATGGTGGCTGGTGCATATTTCCCCAGTCTTCGGACTTCTATGAATGTAAGTGTACATGCTGAGAAATCCCATTTATCTATGTAAAGGACTTTCAAGCctctaacatttattaaattcactACATTACTACAGATCGTGTTTTAATTCTTACTAAGATGGGCAGGTGTGCTAGCTATTACAGGGACTCATTATGAGTAAATGCATCACTATAGACCTTTAAATTATCTTTAGTTGCACAGTTGCAAATGTGGATGTTTATGAAGTGTAGCAGAGAAGCTGAACCAAACCAAAGATGGTCAAACAACTGACGCCGggagaaaaatacattattggAGTACTATGCCCTCTGCTGGGCACAATACAACTTATTCTAAACAGTTTCTGAAACATCACCTGCACTTCTGGGGAATCACTGGTCTTTGAGAATGATTGTATGACCAGAACAAAACTCAAAGcttttgcaatttgttttattgattctTCATTTTAGCAAATCTGGCATTACAGAATTACAGCACAATTCACATAACGAATACCTGACTGGCTAAAAAGTCCTATTTACAATGATTATTTAtgacagagagggaggatgaggagaaggaAACTGGATCCATGTGTTTTCCCCAAGTCATCAGCAAGTTTATAGCTGTagcaaaacacaataaataaagtaacaaatacaaaacagtcAAAGTGAACAAATGCAGAAAGTAATGTTAATGAAGTGTTCAGAGTATTCAGTGTACTTTCCAAAACATCTGCCCTTTTCCTAACTACTGCAAAGAGCAGCAAAACAGTCCTTCCTTTACCTTTAAGTTGATCATTGAGACCTCTTTGGAAAAAAGCTATTATGGCTGCCTTTAAACAAACTGTACATTCACATACACAGGACGTGTGTTTCAACCATTAACTGCAGTTGTACATTGCTGATATTTGGGTGTGGACAGAAATATCTGCTATTGCTCTGTGAGAACAGTCTGCTTGTACACTGCTGTGTCTCAAAAGTTACATAACTGAtatcaaaagacaaacaaacttCCCGCCAAAGCCACATAGACGTGATAAAAGATTTTTACACTGGAATGTTTAACTCTTTTTAAGGAAACATCTTAAGCTTTGTGCTCAGTGCAAAcactttagtttagtttttcttttttatttaaaagctggTACAGCTTAAGCAATTGAATACTACTGAACACCTCTTTTAAAAGTCAAGTGCAGATTGCAACCCACAATCTACGAAgaacacacatttgaaaataaataaagttataaataatttaaaataaataagttccaaattttatatatatatatatatatatatatatatatatatatatatatatatatatatatatatatatatatatatatatatatatatatatatatatatatatatatatatatatatatatatatatatataaaaaggtgttgaaaatattttagcatTCCTTATCAAATATGTGACTGTGTAACTGTCAGGATTTTGTACTTTATACATTAGTAGAGAAACCAAACtttgtatttaacatttaacatgcttAAACATATCATGTTCCTcactaaaataaaagatgaaaagatcCTCTACAATGACACAAACAGACTGTCTGGAATGAGATGGAGATGGCAGGTCTGTGGTGTATCAGCGCTTACACTGAAACAAATGCCTTTCTTGTGAGTGCATGTTGCACATTTTATGCAGTGCATGAAAGTTAATACAATGAGAAGGGGGCAATGGGGTTAATGTAAAATCTTTAGTCCAATTTGGTACTGAAACTGTAGGATTCAGAACACAGCTCATACAATTACCCATCCATCAACCAGCACTGGTTAAAAAATGTCTAGCACAGGTAGGGATCCATTAACCTAAATCTTtctgtatatgtatttatattatacatGCATTGAAAAATGCACATCTattgagttttaaaaatgtttactctTCTCTATGTTGTGAAATATATTCTTTAACCTTTGATTTTgacatgtctttaaaaaaatagtaacaaaattaacaaaacaaaaacaagaccaAGAATAAAAAACTAGCAGCCCTAAAGGCTATGCAGCTTCTTACTGTGCACTGAAACAATCTGGTTTTGAAGGCCAGAATGACCAAACGTTTCACACTGCCAGCCAGAGCATTCTTATGTACAGAaataggaaaaaatatatataatatgaaaaCTATAACAATGTCACTTGTCTAGTAAACTGATATGCATAACTTTTTCTATTCATGCGTAAAGtccaaaaaattaaaacaaaacaaaaaaaaacccttcaaaTTACCCTGTTTGAATTTAAGACTTAAATTGTAACAAGTACAACACTGGGAAAGACCAGTGAATTCACATGCTCAAAAACCACACCCAACCAActcaaaaatgttgaaaagacAGCAACCTCCCTCTACccacagcaacaaaaaatatatactcGCAATGGGACTACAAGttaaacaaatgcacaagaTTTCTGTCCATTTAGGATTGAGGCGTTAGTGCTGATTGGTATCTGAAGGTGGAGACCAACATCCCTCCCTCACAGCCTTTTACAGTTAAACACCAATTTCTCACATCATTAAGCAATTATAGCATCTCGGACTTGACTGGCCTTTTATAATTCTATAAAGATatagtgatgtgtgtgtgtgaacccaTATACATAGTGTGTGCAATTATGAAGAAAGACAACTTTGCAATTTACCTTTTCTAACTGTTCTCCACCCCTCAGACTAAAGTAGCACCACCAATGGACAAAAGCTTTAAGGTGATGTCTGAAAACACCAAATCTTTGGGGAATGCCAGCTCATGTGGACACTGCTCTTACTGTATTGAGAGAAGTGGAGAATCTAAGCAGGCAGGTTGTGTGCAtttgacagtgtttgtgtttcatttagttGTGTATGTAGTTATAAGATAGAAAATTAAAGCGCAAAACTGACCGGACAGCAGAccgtttgtgtttgtgtgtgaagagtAGTGTTTAGCAAGCACAGTCTTGATGAGGCCTCTGAGGCTGTTCATTGAGCTGTGGCCCTTGTTTAGCTCCGGTGACGGCTGGGTCATTGTTGTCCAGGCTCTCTGCCATCCTCTCACAGATTATGTCCACCAGTCGCTCGAAGGTCTGCTTCACATTAATGTTATCTTTAGCGCTTGCTTCAAAGTGCTCAAACCCTGCCAGGATGGGTAACAGAGACAGACATAGGGTACGGTTCCACTTATTATACTAGTGTGAAGCTTATCCAGATAATCCACTTATCATATCAGGATATGTCATGGCTAGGGTCAGACAGGCAGCTCAAACCATGTTTATTTTCCCCTCTATACCACATATGAAACCTATTTCCAAGTCTCAAAGAAAATTAATTCTGTCATTTTTCCATGTCAATTTTTAGATCAAACCTAAATCTCTTGTGGTTTGACACTGATTTTAATTGCTGCCAAATAATACCATGACACTGTCAAACCACTCCCCAAGCCATATGTTTTTGATGTTACATGTTCCAAAAACAAGAGTGGAAAATACAAACTAACTCATCTCAGCTATTTTCCTTATGAAGACTGAATTAATGACTATTACACATGCTGCTATTTACAAATTGACAAATCAAAAAataggtatatatatatattctctGTCTCCTTAAAGTTATATGGGCCAtaattacatatatttatacatatagtATAGGAACAAAGGTTAAGCACCAGTAAGATATATCTGGTATCCTGCTCCAGTTTTATTCAGAGCAGCTGACTTACCCAGCTGTTCGGACAGCTGTCGGCCCCTCTCTGTAGCCACCACTCTTTCATCCTCCATATCACACTTGTTCCCCACCAAGAGGACCTGAGCGTTGTCCCATGAGTATGTCTTGATCTGGGTCGACCTGTTGGCAGATATAGTAGAGGGTGCCCAGCTACATCAACTTGattgaacatatttaaatttcttaaaagtacagtacagtattttgtaCAATATAGTTAATAAAGCGGAGGTGTGGAAATCAGGGGGGAGGTTTTATTAAAAGCTTCAAAACAAGGCACCCTACCACATGCAACCGAAGAGGTTTCAAGCAAGTCTGACACAATTAACCGTAATAACTAACACAAAtaactaaccctaaccctagcTGTGATAAGTGTACATGGTGTTTTGTATTCAAAAAGTTTACATTAATCTTAACCACTAATCTGGGTGAGTAATTTCAGTTGTAATTTATCTCTAACACAGTACTAATATTTGTGGCACAAACATGCCCTTTCACAAAGCAACAGATGACTAGAGATTTTTATCGCTATCCTTCTTGTTTTCACTTGCAAACAAGTGCTGCATCACCGCAGTAAAACAAGGACTTCTCTCCTATGGTTCCACTGTGTGTCTAGTTCCTGTCACTCCTGATCTCAGAAAATTAGCATCAGGGTAAATGATGGTCATAAACAAGAGTAAACCTGAACAgaaaataagtaaacaaaacaataaaattgtgaGTTGCCACCTTCATCTGCAGTGACATGCACACTCAGCTGTCCCTTACCAGTCTTGCACAGCATTAAAAGACTCCTCATTGGTGATGTCATACATGAGGATGAAGCCCATGGCTCCTCTGTAGTAAGCTGTAGTGATCGTTCTGTAGCGCTCCTGGCCAGCAGTGTCCTACAGAAATACACAAGGGTTACTTTTGAGCATAAATAGTATTAGTGCCAGAACAACACAAGTATCagataaaacatacaaaaaatgtCCCTGATGTCTCTAGGACATGGGAATAGGAATTACTGCCATGTCCAagcagaacataaaaaaatgcatctttttGTACAGATCAATGTCACACAATGCCTGCTAAGAATTTATAGCTGTTCATGTGCCTCCTGGGGTTTGTCTTTAGCATTCAGCTAAATTCCCATGAGGATAGGTATTCCTCTAGGCTCACAAGGGTCAGGTTTTATGGCTCATGTTTGGTACATTTCAAGGGTACTGTCATTACAAAgtagatatatatttatactggGAATTGCAATGACCAGTTCAGCTGCTTATAATTAGAAACATGTGATAATAGACAAAGTTTAAATTACAGATGTGCTGGAACAGCATTATTCCTATTAAGGAAAGATCTGCAAGCAGTTATGCCTTATATCTTATTGGATACTAGAACTGAAACAACAAGTAACTGTTTAAACTTTGACATACtttgcaaacaaaaatgtttataattaCCTGTTTGCAGCAATTTAAATTtgcagatttacattttttgcagtgttttataaTATTGTACAGTGAATATCTTTGGGTTTTTAAACAACATTGGAAGTATTATTTTAGGCTTTGGTAAACTTTAATAAACTacctaaataaactaaataaacaattgTGTGAGAAAATTATCAGCAGATTCATTGTTATAGTGATATAATAGTTTGTTGCAGCCTGAAATACTATATAAAGGATTTCACTACTGTTGAACTGCAGTCAaattttagtatatttttcaTGGAGCTGAACAGAGAGAACAGAATTTGAGCCTATTTTAGGCAGACTATGCGTGCATTATTGTACTATaaaagaaaaggtaaatatCAGGTTGGATCCAAATAAACAGTACCTGAAACTAGATAGCACAGTTCAGGTCAGTACCAATGACCAGaccataaatacaataaaaaccaaCAATATTCAACTGTCCCCCATAAAAGGACATATGTATTCTCTAaatttgttttctatatttgtcTCATCACCTTCAGAGACACCAACCTGCTCTGATAACCAGCAGATGATTTGTACCCAAGAACCTCAGCAGGTTTGAAAGCATGTAATGTATGTGTCCACTTCCTCACCCAGATCTGCAGCTTTATTCTCTTGTCATTCCTGTAGATGGTTTTGACCTTGAAGTCGATGCCCACTGTGCTGACAAAGGCTGGTGTGAATGAGTCGTCTGCATAGCGGAAAAGGAAGGAAGTCTTTCCTACACTACTGTTGCCAATGATGAGGACTTTAAACATGTAATCAAAGTTCTGGTCCGTGGACTCCTTCTGTCCATATGTGGCATTTGCAGACGCCATCTGGAATACAGATTACAGTTACTGACACacagttactgtatttttttttttttttacagaaacactACAATATAACCAAACACCCCcagtcacaaaagaaaaaagtttttgtagtttttgtagaGTTCTTCCAATTATGCCAGTAATTATTTCATTTAGCTATAGTGTCATACACTAACAACTCCTGCTTAAGACACACTTTATCAAATGCACTCTTTACAGTTCAGTTTTAAATTGTCTATGAACAATAAAGTCAGTTCACTTACAAACCACACTGTAACCATCTTCAAATGCAAAGGcctttgaaaaataaagtaaaagattaAACCACTGATATTACCAAGAGATATCctttgaagttatttttgatTGACACAACAGAATCATGTATCCTTTGTCTGAGCTACAAAGTAATGTCAATGCATCTTAACCCCAGAATTGTAAACttatgttattaaaaaacataatgctAAATTCTAATGCTAATACTTGCATTaaatcaaagacaaaaaggTGCAAAACCAGCCTGAGAAAAAGGTTAGTGTTACTGAATAACTCATTTGATCATTTTCACACGTCTTCAAATTTTAAAAGGAAGTTACTGTTTAGTGAATTCATATTCATGGACTAAAACTTCTTTAAAAAGACACGTTTAACCAGTGCAGATGTTATATACTCTGCCAAGTTAAACTCCATATGGTTTCCAACAGACTCATTAACATAGCTTTTATCAAGGCATAAACTCCGTTTTGCCAAGAGGCTGTGTAAATACAAGCAGCCAATAATCCTTCACAGCTTTTAGTGGTTCCACTTCATGATAATAACCCTGGTCGGGCAAGAAGCGCTCACCACCGCCCCACCAAGATAAGAGGACGGAAGTACCAGGGCTTAGCAGGCTAAGCATCAGCTAAACTGACATCCCTTTCCCATCCAGAGAGGGAGGATAAGGAACCTCCGTGGAGCTAGAcagccaattaaaaaaaagaccataTGGGTGAACAGAAATTGCATGGTGGGCCACATTAAATGGAACAAACTGTGCCTGCTTGTGAACACAACATACTCTTGTTCAAAACGGCCTAAAGGCATCAAGCATCCACATCGGAACTTATCCGGTGCTAGCTTGTTACCACAGCAGCCTGAAAACGACAGTCTAGTCATCTTAGGTGGATAAAAACCTGCCAAATACAGCGCGAGGCATTCATGTACAGAGTACTTCTCCcctaaaataaacatgaaacgATTGATAAGAAAACAGTAGTAATATTGATAAAATCGTAGTTTTTCCTTAAAAGGCACGCAATTACCCTAGAAACGCTACCTTTAATGCTAACGACGAGTACCgttaacaaatgtttaaagtagCAGCAGGAGCTAAGCTAAGCATCCCTCCTATGTCAAATGAAGGTTACTCTACCTTATTTTACAGCTATATTTTCGAACTGAGTCATCTACCTCATTGGCGACAAATAGTCTACATGCTATTAGT
Encoded here:
- the LOC137140503 gene encoding pyroglutamyl-peptidase 1-like isoform X1 → MANKKKVIVTGFEPFGDHAVNSSWVAVQELAQLGLGEGVDLSVHEMPVEYQAVQGLLPSLWKKHQPQLAVHVGVSGLATTVTLEQCGHNKGYKRLDNCSFCPASHCCMENGPDCINSVLDMDTVCKRVNDSNIGVNVSVSKDAGRYLCDYTYYTSLFLGHGCSAFVHVPPLGKPYSSQDLGRALQAIIQEMLNLLQLNPADKEHNHKHQQ
- the LOC137140503 gene encoding pyroglutamyl-peptidase 1-like isoform X2 translates to MANKKKVIVTGFEPFGDHAVNSSWVAVQLAVHVGVSGLATTVTLEQCGHNKGYKRLDNCSFCPASHCCMENGPDCINSVLDMDTVCKRVNDSNIGVNVSVSKDAGRYLCDYTYYTSLFLGHGCSAFVHVPPLGKPYSSQDLGRALQAIIQEMLNLLQLNPADKEHNHKHQQ
- the LOC137140502 gene encoding transcription factor JunD-like, with the protein product METSLYPGAVVNNPRVHTTYFQSTMMKKEINLNLDEQNTELKSNPLRDTDGLLNSSDLGLLKLASPDLERLIIQSNGLVTTANPISQFLYPKSASDEQEFAEGFVKALEDLHKQNQLNEAGCVSVDRLELLGSSNPVGSAGLQTSDLPVYTTLNGYAASPLGTTTINYSTDTIPFPPPPSHLPSTQQQAAAAAALSRLQSAGVVKDEPQTVPDMQSLGDSPPLSPIDMDNQERIKAERKRLRNRIAASKCRKRKLERISRLEDKVKTLKTQNTELASTASVLREQVAQLKQKVMNHVSSGCQLLPNQVQAY
- the LOC137140504 gene encoding ras-related protein Rab-3A-like; the protein is MASANATYGQKESTDQNFDYMFKVLIIGNSSVGKTSFLFRYADDSFTPAFVSTVGIDFKVKTIYRNDKRIKLQIWDTAGQERYRTITTAYYRGAMGFILMYDITNEESFNAVQDWSTQIKTYSWDNAQVLLVGNKCDMEDERVVATERGRQLSEQLGFEHFEASAKDNINVKQTFERLVDIICERMAESLDNNDPAVTGAKQGPQLNEQPQRPHQDCAC